Proteins from a genomic interval of Microbacterium abyssi:
- a CDS encoding DUF202 domain-containing protein: protein MTLFDPGLQPERTELAWRRTALALGAGSLVALRLLPVAFGHPAWAFGGVAGLAIAATLWLAARRRYRAVNDVLGRDGDRGMLPGATMIASLAGVVLAIGIVSLAVVIVTAVHSA from the coding sequence ATGACACTGTTCGATCCCGGGCTGCAGCCCGAGCGCACCGAACTCGCGTGGCGGCGCACGGCGCTCGCCCTCGGTGCGGGCTCGCTCGTCGCGCTGCGACTGCTCCCCGTGGCGTTCGGCCATCCGGCTTGGGCATTCGGTGGCGTCGCCGGACTGGCGATCGCCGCCACGCTCTGGCTCGCTGCGCGCCGACGCTACCGCGCCGTGAACGACGTGCTCGGCCGCGACGGCGATCGCGGGATGCTGCCCGGTGCCACGATGATCGCGAGTCTGGCCGGTGTGGTGCTCGCCATCGGCATCGTCTCGCTCGCGGTCGTGATCGTCACCGCGGTGCACTCAGCCTGA
- a CDS encoding ABC transporter permease — protein sequence MTDSMEQAAARSVAAGGSATTGVALPGPDAGRRTRRRISKRAKLLILNAVSIVGGIAIWWALAESGLQLPTPPEVLQKSIQMWNAGIVQEDVIASLARVLTGFLLGTAAAIPVGFLMGWYTAARGLFEPWIQFFRTIPPLALLPLVLVLMGIGELPKVFVIFLAAFLACVISTYQGVVSVDRTLINAARVLGAKDGTIFARVIVPASTPFILVGMRVGLGSAWATLVAAELLAAQAGLGFRMQQAQIYYDLATIFVNIVIIGILGLAMDRLLLLAETKLTAWQERR from the coding sequence ATGACCGATTCGATGGAGCAGGCGGCCGCCCGATCCGTCGCCGCCGGGGGAAGCGCGACGACCGGCGTCGCCCTGCCCGGGCCGGACGCCGGACGCAGGACGCGGCGACGGATCTCCAAGCGCGCGAAGCTGCTCATCCTGAACGCGGTGTCCATCGTCGGCGGCATCGCCATCTGGTGGGCGCTCGCCGAGAGCGGGCTGCAGCTGCCCACACCACCCGAGGTGCTGCAGAAGTCGATCCAGATGTGGAACGCCGGTATCGTCCAGGAGGACGTGATCGCAAGTCTCGCCCGCGTGCTCACCGGCTTCCTGCTCGGCACTGCCGCGGCGATCCCGGTCGGCTTCCTGATGGGCTGGTACACCGCGGCGCGCGGTCTGTTCGAGCCCTGGATCCAGTTCTTCCGCACGATCCCACCGCTGGCGTTGCTGCCGCTGGTGCTCGTGCTCATGGGCATCGGCGAGCTTCCGAAGGTGTTCGTCATCTTCCTCGCGGCTTTCCTCGCCTGCGTGATCTCCACCTACCAGGGCGTCGTCAGCGTCGATCGCACGCTGATCAACGCGGCGCGTGTGCTGGGGGCGAAGGACGGCACGATCTTCGCGCGGGTGATCGTGCCGGCCTCGACGCCGTTCATCCTCGTCGGCATGCGCGTCGGGCTGGGCTCCGCCTGGGCGACGCTCGTGGCCGCAGAGCTGCTCGCCGCGCAGGCCGGCCTCGGATTCCGCATGCAGCAGGCCCAGATCTACTACGACCTCGCGACGATCTTCGTCAACATCGTGATCATCGGCATCCTCGGCCTGGCGATGGATCGACTTCTTCTTCTGGCCGAGACGAAGCTCACCGCATGGCAGGAGCGCCGATGA
- a CDS encoding YidH family protein produces MSDRRRFPASVYAHGTEPDARFTLANERTFLAWIRTALALLAGGVALELLGLELHPGLRLAASLVLVIAGIVTPVLAWFGWGSAERAMRLAQPLPSSPLGAVLGVAVTLAGVLLLLAILLR; encoded by the coding sequence GTGAGCGATCGTCGACGCTTCCCCGCCTCGGTGTACGCACACGGGACCGAGCCCGATGCGCGCTTCACCCTGGCGAATGAGCGCACCTTCCTCGCCTGGATCCGCACCGCACTCGCCCTCCTCGCCGGTGGTGTCGCGCTCGAACTCCTCGGGCTGGAGCTGCACCCCGGGCTGCGGCTGGCAGCATCCCTCGTGCTCGTGATCGCAGGCATCGTGACACCCGTGCTGGCCTGGTTCGGCTGGGGGAGCGCTGAGCGGGCGATGCGCCTCGCGCAGCCGTTGCCCTCGTCACCGCTCGGCGCGGTGCTCGGGGTCGCCGTCACGCTCGCCGGCGTGCTCCTGCTGCTGGCGATCCTGCTGCGATGA
- a CDS encoding ROK family transcriptional regulator, producing the protein MSMTTGVHALVRRTHEERVLAALRAHGALSRGDLAARVGLSRTTLSEITAQLLQRGAIVVADTDASTRAGSGRPAERLALDPESGQYLGVDFGHRRVNIVVADASHEVIAQGVARYADGTAWPDRINRAFDRIDQLSEETGVHFGALQAVGIGVPGPYTATHSNRPAVNWKGRIAPEGVEAAFAARFAAPVMIDNNTRLAALAEAIARPDAVDNLLYLRLADGVGGGLVVSGRLATGSSGFAGELGHVTADPTGTTCRCGKRGCLETVASAPAIMRVCREAGAQIDTLEDLEAAVAKGDPHVDAVLREVGSTIGRVLGAAAMVLNPREVVIAGEIVHVAPALVEAAAAALRFELYSIPSDQPQIVRAAQLRDNGGALGAIAAIFHQSPLLAGYPDAVPAEPAPQHRRSAR; encoded by the coding sequence ATGTCGATGACGACCGGAGTCCACGCACTCGTGCGCCGGACACACGAAGAACGCGTGCTGGCCGCACTGCGAGCGCACGGAGCGCTCAGCCGTGGCGACCTCGCAGCGCGCGTCGGGCTCTCGCGCACGACCCTCTCCGAGATCACGGCCCAGCTTCTCCAGCGCGGAGCGATCGTCGTGGCGGACACGGACGCGTCGACCCGCGCCGGTAGCGGACGGCCGGCCGAGCGGCTCGCGCTCGACCCGGAATCCGGCCAGTACCTCGGCGTGGACTTCGGCCACCGACGAGTGAACATCGTGGTCGCCGACGCCTCTCACGAAGTGATCGCGCAGGGCGTCGCCCGGTATGCCGACGGCACCGCATGGCCGGATCGCATCAACCGGGCCTTCGACCGCATCGACCAGCTGTCCGAGGAGACCGGAGTCCACTTCGGCGCACTGCAGGCGGTCGGGATCGGCGTGCCTGGTCCGTACACCGCCACGCATTCGAACCGACCGGCCGTCAACTGGAAGGGCCGGATCGCGCCCGAGGGCGTCGAAGCCGCCTTCGCGGCACGTTTCGCCGCGCCGGTGATGATCGACAACAACACCCGACTCGCGGCGCTCGCCGAGGCGATTGCCCGACCGGATGCCGTCGACAACCTCCTCTACCTTCGGCTCGCCGACGGCGTCGGCGGCGGACTGGTCGTCTCCGGACGCCTCGCCACCGGCTCAAGCGGCTTCGCCGGAGAGCTCGGCCATGTCACAGCGGATCCGACCGGCACCACCTGCCGATGCGGCAAGCGCGGATGCCTGGAGACGGTCGCATCCGCCCCCGCGATCATGCGCGTGTGCCGCGAAGCCGGCGCGCAGATCGACACTCTCGAAGACCTCGAGGCGGCGGTGGCCAAGGGCGACCCCCACGTCGATGCGGTGCTCCGCGAGGTCGGCTCGACCATCGGCCGAGTCCTCGGTGCCGCAGCCATGGTGCTCAATCCTCGTGAAGTCGTCATCGCCGGGGAGATCGTGCACGTCGCGCCCGCGCTCGTCGAGGCGGCCGCAGCGGCGTTGCGATTCGAGCTGTACTCCATCCCCTCGGACCAACCTCAGATCGTGCGCGCCGCGCAGCTGCGTGACAACGGCGGTGCACTCGGTGCCATCGCCGCGATCTTCCACCAGTCCCCACTGCTGGCCGGCTACCCCGACGCCGTGCCGGCCGAACCCGCACCCCAGCACCGAAGGAGCGCACGATGA
- a CDS encoding family 43 glycosylhydrolase translates to MHYIDGKWYLAATMGDQSRLTGTFMLVSDGGPEGPYRNIEASIDHPLGEPVRATDPQYYHIDGGLFQDGDANYLVLHNDLYSKMTPDMENLENPKNLPRFDQQAYSPEPYLEGATVTKVGDKYYLMHAAWALKSGTPDDPRWSYLPDSGGVKDQYDAIVAVADSFEGPYSPRYTAAIGAGHNNMFEDEDGTVWATFFRNPNAGHWADPSRIDDAALPGVVRLEHSGPNGDLLTVAQGSIDSRAPGHATLSNTSGHSHGLHDGVYEIAMDLWWGTPGRSVRIYENGELVHEQALDATAGAPQHVVVPVEDKDNGTYEYTAELVNPYGATSTTSTTVTVRDAAPSAPVVSHDNWDRDDEFTASANLWWGTNATTYRFELDGAEVGSGSLTAATPAAQHAAIDLVGIASGTHTLVVVFINAHGETASKPVTVTVR, encoded by the coding sequence CTGCACTACATCGACGGGAAGTGGTATCTGGCCGCGACCATGGGCGATCAGAGCAGACTCACCGGCACGTTCATGCTCGTCAGCGACGGAGGGCCGGAGGGGCCGTACCGGAATATCGAGGCGAGCATCGATCACCCGCTGGGTGAGCCGGTCAGGGCGACGGATCCGCAGTACTACCACATCGACGGCGGGCTCTTCCAGGACGGCGATGCGAACTATCTCGTGCTGCACAACGACCTCTACTCCAAGATGACGCCGGACATGGAGAACCTCGAGAACCCGAAGAACCTGCCGAGGTTCGATCAGCAGGCGTACAGCCCGGAGCCCTACCTGGAGGGCGCGACGGTGACGAAAGTCGGCGACAAGTACTACCTGATGCATGCCGCGTGGGCGCTGAAATCCGGCACTCCGGATGATCCCCGTTGGTCGTATCTGCCGGACTCGGGCGGAGTCAAAGACCAGTACGACGCGATCGTTGCCGTCGCTGACTCCTTCGAGGGGCCGTACTCACCGCGGTACACGGCCGCGATCGGCGCTGGCCACAACAACATGTTCGAGGATGAGGACGGCACGGTCTGGGCGACGTTCTTCCGCAATCCCAACGCCGGCCACTGGGCGGATCCGTCGAGGATCGATGACGCCGCCCTGCCCGGTGTCGTGCGGTTGGAGCATTCCGGGCCTAACGGCGATCTGCTGACTGTCGCGCAGGGCTCGATCGATTCGCGGGCCCCCGGCCATGCGACGCTGTCGAACACCAGCGGACACTCGCACGGGCTGCACGACGGCGTCTACGAGATCGCGATGGACCTGTGGTGGGGCACGCCGGGCCGATCGGTGCGCATCTACGAGAATGGCGAGCTGGTGCACGAACAGGCTCTCGATGCGACAGCGGGCGCACCGCAGCATGTCGTCGTGCCCGTCGAGGACAAGGACAACGGCACTTACGAGTACACCGCCGAGCTGGTCAACCCGTACGGCGCGACGAGCACGACCTCGACGACGGTGACCGTGCGGGATGCCGCACCGTCGGCGCCGGTCGTCTCGCACGACAACTGGGATCGTGACGATGAGTTCACCGCCTCCGCAAACCTGTGGTGGGGGACGAACGCGACCACATACCGATTCGAACTCGACGGTGCGGAAGTCGGGTCCGGCTCGCTGACCGCAGCCACTCCGGCCGCTCAGCACGCCGCGATCGATCTCGTCGGCATAGCGTCGGGCACGCACACGCTGGTTGTCGTCTTCATCAACGCCCACGGTGAGACGGCGTCCAAGCCGGTCACGGTCACCGTCAGGTGA